In Bacillus thuringiensis, the DNA window TATATCACTTCTACTCCATTTAAAAATAACCCTTTTATTTAAATAATTGTAAAAAACATATCCCTTATCCCAAAGTATAATGTATTATATAAATATATGTGTATTGATGTTATTAAAAGGAGGTGAACATATGAAGAATCTTCTCCCTGCACTAGTGCTCTATATTATTGTTTGCATAATCGCTATGCTTGCTCCAGCGTCTCAAGGCTATAATCATGTTGGCTGGACGTTGTTTGTTGCACAAGCATATGCCATACCTATCTTCCTAATTACAGCTATTATTACATTTTATATAAACAAGAAAAAATCTACGAATAAACAGTTATAAGGATAGCTAATGCTATCCTTTATTTTAATTCATTAATCAGATCAAAAATTACACTTGCAGTATTTTCTATCCTTTCTTCCGAAAAATCAAACGTGACACCTGTTTTTTCATATATTACTTGTATAGGTAAATTCCAATCTGCACTCGCACCTTCTTTAAAGAAAACAATCGCTTTTTCTGGATTTTCCTGATAAATTTGAAACACTTGCATTGCTCCTATTTGTGCAATTGCGTATTCAATTTGATAAAAAGGAAACTGAACATAGTGAAATGACTCTAACCAGCTTACACCGATTTCATTCTCTAATCCCGTAATATCGACTGATGAATATTGATACCTTTTGCATATTTCAGCGTATTTCTTATCACGTTCTTCTGGTGTATGGTTTGGATTCGTATAGAGCCAGTGCTGGAATACATCTCCTGCAACTGACGACATTAACAAAGACAAAGCGCGATATAATTGTACTCGCTGCACTTCTTTATATTCATCCTCGTGCTTATAAAAGATATTCAGCTTATCCATTACTAGCAACTCAAGACTGAGGGAATAAAGCTCAGCCACTTCTTCACGAAGATATCTTTCCTGCATGCTACTATCATTGTTAAATTGTTTATAAAAATGAAATGCATGTCCCACTTCATGTATGAGTGCATTAATTGCATAAAATGATGGACTGAAATTAGAATACACAAAAACCTCTTTACTATGAGGCAAGGTAAAACAAGCAGCTCCTGGTGCTTTATTTTCACGTTCTTCTACGTCAATGAATTCCGCTTTCCTTAAATGTATAAATTTCTCATGAAAATATAAATCTGTCTTCCGAAACATTTCTTCCACCCCATCCAATAAATCAATGACATTTTGAAACGGGGCTTTTGGTAAATTACATGGAGTAAGGTCCCAAGGGCGATACGTTTTTACACCGAGATTCTTTTTAGAAAGACTTCCTAACTGTTTCCAAATCGGTACAACATACTTTTCTATAGATTCATGAAGCTTATAACACTCTTCAATATTGTAATCTCTGTTTTTTTGTTTAAAAGCATATTCACTATAATTATGAAATCCTGCATGTAATGCGATCTCATT includes these proteins:
- a CDS encoding DUF4017 family protein, with protein sequence MKNLLPALVLYIIVCIIAMLAPASQGYNHVGWTLFVAQAYAIPIFLITAIITFYINKKKSTNKQL
- a CDS encoding M3 family oligoendopeptidase, which encodes MFNDLESKLQSLLERNITSVSELERWLLEELRVNAEVEEEITSSLIAMYRDTNDRNIRDLHMYNQNTIQPLLKRYNAKFDQKFRECPFSDLLDEQKYGFMKKVRFVKSKMFNEKNITLSVKEQELITKYREIMSNISINWEGEQKTYAYVKAKLDNPNRAIRKKAWYALCEARSVVKIKIDCIMNELVQLRNEIALHAGFHNYSEYAFKQKNRDYNIEECYKLHESIEKYVVPIWKQLGSLSKKNLGVKTYRPWDLTPCNLPKAPFQNVIDLLDGVEEMFRKTDLYFHEKFIHLRKAEFIDVEERENKAPGAACFTLPHSKEVFVYSNFSPSFYAINALIHEVGHAFHFYKQFNNDSSMQERYLREEVAELYSLSLELLVMDKLNIFYKHEDEYKEVQRVQLYRALSLLMSSVAGDVFQHWLYTNPNHTPEERDKKYAEICKRYQYSSVDITGLENEIGVSWLESFHYVQFPFYQIEYAIAQIGAMQVFQIYQENPEKAIVFFKEGASADWNLPIQVIYEKTGVTFDFSEERIENTASVIFDLINELK